In Verrucomicrobiota bacterium, a genomic segment contains:
- a CDS encoding DUF2183 domain-containing protein, translated as MRILIATVTAGAGVAAVHCRPATRRTTSMSMNNHSAAPARVAPARPAGQRVPAIVALLVSLSATAATPALKPGEQVFFFPTIARPVTNGAWEVRIHGWAFEYERRPLGVPVLRKSLGLDDEMDGDADKALFATRARWFLTDNERGKRVTVQLGERQVPMPVSQPNGHFSTNVLLSVPELARLRDSGALANNVLHFRAVLGPKDTRDFAGTAVLVGASGITVVSDIDDTIKVTEVRDRKATLRNTFARPFRAVDGMAAAYERWGREAGVAFHYVSASPWQLAPGLTEFARSNSFPAGTWHLKAFRWNDESFFNLFQSPEAYKLGVLEPLVGQFPGRTFVFVGDSGEKDPEIYATLARKFPGQTARIFIRDVTGESADAPRYKDAFGGIPRGKWSVFTNAVELPATLR; from the coding sequence ATGCGCATCCTCATCGCCACCGTCACCGCGGGCGCGGGAGTCGCTGCGGTTCACTGCCGCCCTGCCACACGGCGGACGACTTCGATGAGCATGAACAACCACTCCGCGGCACCCGCACGAGTCGCCCCGGCAAGACCCGCTGGGCAGCGCGTCCCGGCCATCGTTGCGCTGCTGGTGAGTTTGTCCGCGACCGCCGCGACGCCAGCGCTCAAACCCGGCGAGCAGGTCTTCTTTTTCCCAACCATCGCCCGCCCCGTGACCAACGGCGCGTGGGAAGTCCGGATTCACGGCTGGGCGTTCGAATACGAGCGGCGCCCGCTCGGCGTGCCCGTGCTGCGCAAGTCGCTCGGCCTCGACGACGAGATGGACGGCGACGCGGACAAGGCGCTGTTCGCCACGCGCGCGCGGTGGTTTCTCACCGACAACGAGCGCGGCAAGCGGGTGACCGTGCAACTCGGCGAGCGGCAGGTGCCAATGCCCGTCTCGCAACCCAACGGACACTTCTCGACGAACGTGCTGCTCTCCGTCCCGGAACTCGCGCGACTGCGCGACTCGGGCGCGCTCGCGAACAACGTGCTCCACTTCCGCGCGGTGCTCGGCCCCAAGGACACGCGCGACTTTGCAGGCACGGCCGTGCTCGTGGGCGCCAGCGGCATCACGGTCGTGTCGGACATCGACGACACGATCAAGGTCACCGAAGTGCGCGACCGCAAGGCGACGTTGCGCAACACGTTCGCGCGGCCCTTTCGCGCCGTGGACGGCATGGCCGCGGCGTATGAACGGTGGGGGCGCGAGGCCGGCGTGGCATTTCACTACGTGTCAGCGAGCCCGTGGCAGCTCGCTCCCGGCCTCACGGAGTTTGCGCGGTCCAATTCGTTCCCCGCCGGCACGTGGCACCTGAAGGCCTTTCGCTGGAACGACGAGAGCTTCTTCAACCTGTTCCAGTCGCCCGAGGCCTACAAACTCGGCGTGCTCGAACCGTTGGTGGGCCAGTTCCCGGGCCGCACGTTTGTATTCGTCGGGGATTCGGGCGAGAAAGACCCGGAGATTTACGCGACGCTTGCGCGCAAGTTCCCCGGGCAGACCGCGCGAATCTTCATCCGCGACGTGACGGGCGAGTCCGCCGACGCGCCGCGATACAAGGACGCGTTCGGGGGAATCCCGCGTGGGAAGTGGAGCGTGTTCACCAACGCGGTGGAGCTGCCCGCGACGTTGCGTTGA
- a CDS encoding N-acetylgalactosamine-6-sulfatase translates to MQRLLSALASALTLALLPLPAPAAERKPNVIFILADDLGWGDLGCYGNTVLRTPNLDRLAREGTLFTQFYVCGSVCSPSRCAFFTGQYPARHKIHGHYATPEQNTARGMSQFLDPQVPNVARLLKSAGYATAHIGKWHLGSNSGGPEPGAYGFDFVGTGERGGAGVLREEPYFRAKSTALFVDEALKFMDANRDKPFYLQLWTLVPHATLNPTPEQLEPFERLSNPNIPHKSARTIFYASVADLDREVGRLLDGLQQRGLAENTAVFFSSDNGPEEIAIQNAGHSGVGSPGPFRGRKRSLYEGGVRVPFLVRLPGKVPAGRVEDSAVVAGADFLPTVCKLAGVPVPAAHKLDGEDVSDVLAGRSRPRSGPLMWEWRFNVAGPALNRSPQLAIRDGDWKLLMNPDRSRVELFDIPRDPMQVNSLADKHPEVVARLSDKVLAWKKELPEGPIDPGAGKNDYPWPGKSAPPAATPSAKGKKKGK, encoded by the coding sequence ATGCAACGTCTCCTGTCCGCCCTCGCGTCCGCGCTCACGCTCGCGCTGCTGCCCCTGCCCGCACCCGCGGCGGAGCGGAAGCCGAACGTCATCTTCATCCTCGCCGACGACCTCGGCTGGGGCGACCTGGGTTGTTACGGCAACACGGTCCTTCGCACGCCGAACCTCGACCGGCTCGCGCGTGAGGGGACGCTGTTCACGCAGTTCTACGTTTGCGGCTCGGTGTGCTCGCCGAGCCGGTGCGCGTTTTTCACGGGCCAGTATCCGGCGCGGCACAAGATTCACGGGCACTACGCGACGCCCGAGCAGAACACCGCGCGCGGCATGTCGCAGTTTCTCGACCCGCAGGTGCCGAACGTCGCGCGCCTGCTCAAGTCCGCCGGTTACGCGACGGCGCACATCGGCAAATGGCATCTCGGCTCGAACTCGGGCGGCCCCGAGCCCGGCGCGTATGGGTTCGACTTCGTCGGCACGGGCGAGCGCGGCGGCGCGGGCGTGTTGCGGGAGGAGCCTTACTTCCGCGCGAAGTCCACGGCGCTGTTCGTGGACGAGGCGTTGAAGTTCATGGATGCCAACCGCGACAAGCCCTTCTACCTCCAACTGTGGACGCTTGTCCCGCACGCGACGCTGAACCCGACGCCCGAGCAACTCGAGCCGTTCGAGCGCCTCAGCAACCCGAACATCCCGCACAAGAGCGCGCGCACGATCTTCTACGCGAGCGTGGCGGACCTCGACCGGGAAGTCGGCCGCCTGCTCGACGGGTTGCAGCAGCGCGGGCTTGCCGAAAACACCGCCGTCTTTTTCAGCAGCGACAACGGACCCGAGGAGATCGCCATCCAGAATGCGGGCCACAGCGGCGTCGGTTCGCCGGGGCCGTTTCGCGGGCGCAAGCGCAGCCTTTACGAGGGCGGCGTGCGCGTGCCGTTCCTCGTCCGGTTGCCGGGCAAAGTCCCGGCCGGCCGCGTCGAGGATTCGGCCGTCGTCGCCGGGGCCGATTTCCTGCCGACCGTCTGCAAGCTCGCAGGGGTGCCCGTGCCCGCCGCGCACAAGCTCGACGGCGAGGACGTCAGCGACGTGCTCGCCGGCAGGTCGCGCCCGCGCTCGGGCCCGCTGATGTGGGAGTGGCGCTTCAACGTCGCGGGACCCGCCCTCAACCGCAGCCCGCAACTCGCCATCCGCGACGGGGATTGGAAACTCCTGATGAACCCCGACCGCAGCCGCGTCGAGCTCTTCGACATCCCGCGCGACCCGATGCAGGTGAACAGCCTCGCCGACAAGCATCCCGAGGTCGTCGCCCGGCTCTCCGACAAAGTCCTCGCCTGGAAAAAGGAACTGCCCGAAGGCCCGATCGATCCCGGCGCCGGGAAAAATGACTACCCGTGGCCGGGAAAATCCGCCCCACCCGCGGCGACGCCGTCGGCGAAGGGGAAGAAGAAGGGAAAGTGA
- the recQ gene encoding DNA helicase RecQ: MPAESAELLAPLKQYFGFSSFRPLQEEIIRDSLAGRDVFALLPTGGGKSLCFQLPSLVRGGLTVVISPLIALMKDQVDAMQAGGVPATFLNSSLGPGESRPRLRGLHNGAFRLLYVAPERLMLPGFLDDLQRWDARLFAIDEAHCISEWGHDFRPEYRQLSTLRGLFPKVPFMALTATATERVREDVVKQLHLRDPRVYVASFNRPNLTYRVQARSGAYEQVLDFIRARPRESGIVYCQSRKTSESVAVKLNADGIPAAAYHAGLSPGERTKHQELFLRDEVRVVCATIAFGMGINKPNVRFVIHHDLPKNIEGYYQETGRAGRDGLPGECLLLFSAGDVVKQKGFIEEKADASERQIAREQLQQMVHYAEIAECRRASLLDYFGEDFAATNCGGCDNCLSPRATYDGTLAAQKLLSCVYRVRERTSFGVGINHIIEVLTGADTDKIRRFGHSQLSTYGIGRDTGRAEWGAIGRELIRLGLLAQTTDKYPVIQLTDAGLAFLKERKTIQLTKPVTAPAKPERHVGGIACDEALFERLRALRKRLADERGVPPYIVFSDVSLRQMARLYPQGEGEFTRISGVGEKKLREFGAAFLGEIASHVAANPRQIFADDSFADPAPSAATTRPTSRRASRST; this comes from the coding sequence GTGCCCGCTGAATCCGCCGAACTGCTCGCGCCGCTGAAGCAATACTTCGGCTTCAGCTCGTTCCGCCCGTTGCAGGAGGAGATCATCCGCGACTCGCTCGCGGGGCGCGACGTGTTCGCGCTGCTGCCGACAGGCGGCGGCAAATCGCTCTGTTTCCAACTCCCGTCGCTCGTGCGCGGCGGGCTCACGGTTGTCATCTCGCCGCTCATTGCGTTGATGAAGGACCAGGTGGACGCGATGCAGGCGGGCGGCGTGCCGGCGACGTTCCTCAACTCCTCGCTCGGCCCCGGCGAGTCGCGCCCGCGGCTGCGCGGGCTGCACAACGGCGCGTTTCGCCTGCTCTACGTCGCGCCCGAGCGGCTGATGCTGCCGGGCTTCCTCGACGACCTGCAGCGGTGGGACGCGCGGCTGTTCGCGATCGACGAGGCGCACTGCATCAGCGAGTGGGGACATGACTTCCGGCCCGAGTATCGCCAGCTCTCGACGCTGCGTGGATTGTTCCCGAAGGTCCCGTTCATGGCGCTCACTGCGACGGCGACGGAGCGCGTGCGCGAGGACGTCGTGAAGCAGCTCCACCTGCGCGACCCGCGCGTGTATGTCGCCAGCTTCAACCGGCCGAACCTCACCTACCGCGTGCAGGCCAGGAGCGGCGCCTACGAACAGGTGCTCGACTTCATCCGCGCCCGGCCGCGCGAGAGTGGCATCGTCTATTGCCAGTCGCGCAAGACCAGCGAGAGCGTCGCGGTGAAGCTGAATGCGGATGGCATCCCCGCCGCGGCGTATCACGCGGGCCTTTCGCCCGGGGAACGGACGAAGCATCAGGAACTGTTCCTGCGCGATGAAGTGCGCGTGGTGTGCGCAACCATCGCTTTCGGCATGGGCATCAACAAGCCGAACGTCCGCTTCGTCATCCACCATGACCTGCCGAAGAACATCGAGGGCTACTACCAGGAGACGGGCCGCGCGGGACGGGACGGACTTCCCGGCGAGTGCCTGCTGCTCTTCAGCGCGGGCGACGTGGTGAAGCAAAAGGGTTTCATCGAGGAGAAGGCGGACGCGAGCGAGCGGCAGATCGCCCGTGAGCAGTTGCAACAGATGGTCCATTACGCGGAGATCGCCGAGTGCCGCCGCGCGTCGCTGCTCGATTACTTCGGAGAGGACTTCGCGGCGACGAACTGCGGCGGCTGCGACAACTGCCTCTCGCCGCGCGCGACCTACGACGGCACGCTCGCGGCCCAGAAGCTGCTCTCGTGCGTGTATCGTGTGCGCGAGCGGACGAGCTTCGGCGTCGGCATCAACCACATCATCGAGGTGCTCACCGGCGCGGACACCGACAAGATCCGGCGGTTCGGGCACTCGCAGCTTTCCACTTACGGCATTGGCAGGGATACCGGCCGCGCCGAGTGGGGCGCCATCGGACGCGAACTCATCCGTCTCGGCCTGCTCGCGCAGACGACGGACAAGTATCCCGTGATCCAGCTCACCGACGCGGGACTCGCGTTTCTCAAGGAGCGCAAGACCATCCAGCTCACGAAACCCGTCACCGCGCCGGCGAAGCCCGAGCGTCACGTCGGCGGGATCGCGTGCGACGAGGCGCTGTTCGAGCGGTTGCGAGCGCTGCGCAAGCGTCTTGCCGACGAGCGCGGCGTGCCGCCCTACATCGTGTTCTCCGACGTGTCGCTCCGGCAGATGGCGCGGCTGTATCCGCAGGGCGAAGGCGAGTTCACGCGCATCAGCGGCGTGGGCGAGAAGAAGCTGCGCGAGTTCGGGGCGGCCTTTCTGGGCGAGATCGCATCGCACGTTGCGGCGAACCCGCGCCAGATCTTCGCCGACGATTCGTTCGCCGACCCGGCGCCATCCGCGGCCACAACGCGACCGACGTCGAGGCGGGCGAGCCGCTCGACTTGA